Proteins encoded in a region of the Paenibacillus pedocola genome:
- a CDS encoding carbohydrate ABC transporter permease yields the protein MNKLHNQKIIRKMYPQYLLIPAFVLYLALFLIPNLTSFFYAFTNWNAYSKTIKFIGLGNFQEIFSSSSGNTGVFINTVIFAVFTTVLKIVFGLILALLLNEGLRTKNVLRAIFYMPITLSTVLLGITFSEIYSPDGLLNKALSTFGLDFLTNSWLSNPHLAIWSISSVEVWRASGFAMAIFLAALQTIPKEIHEAAEMDGAGAYYKLFNIILPYLYQSIVINTILGMISGLKVFDLIYVISNGGPARKSEVLNVTVLNEFGKGNYGYSTALGLLLFVFVTAAYFLVNAIFKKFEVDVS from the coding sequence ATGAATAAACTGCATAATCAAAAAATTATCCGAAAAATGTACCCGCAGTATCTGCTAATTCCGGCTTTTGTTCTATATTTGGCACTATTTCTTATACCGAATCTGACTAGTTTCTTTTATGCGTTTACGAACTGGAATGCTTACTCAAAAACAATCAAATTCATAGGTCTCGGCAACTTTCAAGAGATCTTCAGCAGTTCTTCCGGCAATACCGGTGTATTTATCAATACCGTCATTTTCGCAGTGTTTACAACCGTACTGAAGATTGTATTCGGACTAATTTTAGCCCTTCTTTTAAATGAAGGATTGCGGACCAAAAATGTACTGCGTGCTATTTTTTATATGCCGATCACCTTATCAACTGTGCTCCTTGGAATTACCTTTTCGGAAATATATAGCCCGGACGGGCTGCTGAATAAAGCGCTAAGTACTTTCGGCTTGGATTTTCTGACCAACTCCTGGCTGTCCAATCCGCATCTGGCCATTTGGTCGATATCTTCGGTTGAAGTATGGCGGGCTTCCGGCTTCGCAATGGCAATTTTTCTCGCTGCGCTACAGACCATTCCCAAAGAAATCCACGAGGCTGCTGAAATGGATGGTGCCGGTGCGTATTATAAGTTATTCAACATTATTCTGCCTTATCTTTATCAATCCATTGTCATCAATACGATTCTTGGTATGATCTCGGGTCTGAAGGTGTTTGACCTCATTTATGTCATTTCCAACGGCGGACCTGCCCGGAAATCGGAAGTATTAAATGTAACGGTATTGAATGAATTCGGTAAAGGGAATTATGGATACTCCACTGCACTGGGGCTGCTGCTCTTTGTATTCGTGACCGCTGCTTACTTCCTGGTGAATGCAATATTCAAAAAATTCGAGGTGGATGTATCATGA
- a CDS encoding ABC transporter substrate-binding protein, protein MSKKRAASALAILMLLAGLVSGCGGNNNAGNTNDNTSPATSGTDTSGTADKKNVTITLSAASDWIKPVDNEIIEDFTKETGIKVDVQVIPADQYASVLKAKLASGEGPDLSIIWAEANAAQFQPQDNFIDLSSEEWVGRMTEAAKKNSTYNGQVIGWGPEGENAGWGLMYNKNIFEQYNLQVPKTYAEFTAISDTLLGNGITPVYEPLKDSWHSGIWFALLGPAGENASAGLYQNLNNNKATFDAVAPFVTFLDQYKEAYDKGYFGKDALSNTYDKHMVSMESGKYAMTMVPANEDVQSKAKGETYDFSKYGMFPAPFADNQSLAVYDGSLIRVVNKNSKNIDAAKEYLSYISRADVLKKFYDATGLNPAFTDLPQKQDEIEKSLRANSDGTVNTIMETGIKYWDNTVIGNYVVEMLLDGKSSLDVLKAVDKDRLKLFSASE, encoded by the coding sequence ATGAGTAAAAAGAGAGCTGCATCCGCATTGGCAATACTCATGTTGCTGGCTGGTCTGGTATCAGGCTGTGGAGGAAACAATAATGCGGGCAACACCAATGACAACACCAGCCCTGCAACATCGGGAACAGATACATCCGGAACTGCGGATAAGAAAAATGTCACGATAACCTTATCCGCCGCTTCAGACTGGATAAAGCCCGTGGATAATGAAATTATCGAGGACTTCACCAAGGAAACCGGAATCAAGGTAGATGTTCAAGTCATTCCCGCTGATCAATATGCCAGCGTATTGAAGGCCAAGCTCGCCTCTGGCGAAGGTCCAGATCTTTCCATCATCTGGGCAGAAGCGAACGCCGCACAATTTCAGCCCCAGGATAATTTCATTGATTTGAGCAGCGAAGAATGGGTAGGCCGGATGACTGAGGCTGCCAAAAAGAACTCCACTTACAACGGTCAAGTCATTGGCTGGGGCCCAGAAGGCGAGAACGCAGGCTGGGGTCTCATGTACAACAAAAATATATTTGAGCAATATAATTTGCAGGTTCCAAAGACTTACGCTGAATTCACAGCCATCAGCGACACCTTGCTGGGAAATGGAATCACCCCGGTTTATGAGCCGCTCAAGGACAGTTGGCATTCTGGTATCTGGTTCGCATTACTGGGACCTGCTGGCGAGAATGCTTCTGCCGGACTATATCAGAATCTGAACAACAACAAAGCTACTTTCGATGCTGTGGCACCGTTCGTGACCTTCTTGGATCAATATAAAGAAGCTTACGATAAAGGGTATTTCGGCAAAGATGCACTCTCCAACACTTATGACAAACATATGGTCTCAATGGAGAGCGGCAAATATGCAATGACGATGGTGCCGGCTAATGAGGATGTGCAGTCCAAAGCCAAGGGCGAAACTTATGATTTTTCCAAATACGGCATGTTCCCTGCACCTTTCGCGGATAATCAGTCACTTGCTGTCTATGACGGAAGTTTGATCCGCGTTGTGAATAAGAACAGCAAGAATATCGATGCGGCCAAGGAATATCTCAGCTATATTTCCCGTGCTGATGTCCTCAAGAAATTTTATGATGCTACCGGGTTGAATCCGGCCTTCACTGATCTTCCCCAAAAGCAGGACGAAATCGAGAAATCGCTGCGTGCCAATTCTGACGGTACTGTAAACACAATTATGGAGACTGGAATTAAATACTGGGACAACACCGTTATCGGCAACTACGTTGTCGAAATGCTCCTGGACGGCAAATCAAGCCTGGATGTATTGAAAGCTGTGGACAAAGACCGGCTTAAGCTGTTCTCGGCCTCTGAATAA
- a CDS encoding helix-turn-helix domain-containing protein, with protein sequence MKPIRKPFFGDPLFPFELAYKTVKKQINELPDHLHDRYELVYIHQGKGVFFIDNNWYEKKQGDLFIIPGNTIHHSLPHNEDPIVSSALFFAPPLLAMEPIDDSYHNLLCFDFARKKRAYRIEQPQYLISVTEAALEQIHQELEDKKTGYHEAVKLITCQLLLQINRFIRSVKERNPVGEPGVGPSWMKDVLRNIDEHPERENSLARLAEKANVSAPHFSRVFRQLTTMNVTQYVNAKRIILAKELLVRSDQNIIEISEQCGYETPTHFYRVFKALTGLTPNKYRNNQTNM encoded by the coding sequence GTGAAACCAATCCGAAAACCCTTTTTCGGAGATCCACTGTTCCCCTTTGAACTTGCTTATAAAACTGTGAAAAAGCAAATAAACGAGCTTCCTGACCATCTGCATGATCGGTATGAACTCGTGTATATTCATCAAGGAAAAGGTGTCTTTTTTATCGATAACAATTGGTACGAAAAGAAACAAGGAGATCTTTTCATCATACCGGGAAATACCATTCACCACTCCCTGCCTCACAACGAAGATCCCATCGTATCTTCTGCACTTTTTTTTGCCCCTCCATTACTCGCCATGGAACCGATAGATGATTCATACCATAACTTGTTATGCTTTGATTTCGCGCGAAAAAAAAGAGCCTACCGGATCGAGCAGCCTCAATATTTAATCTCTGTTACGGAGGCAGCTCTAGAACAAATCCACCAGGAATTAGAGGACAAGAAAACCGGCTACCATGAAGCGGTCAAGCTAATTACTTGTCAGCTCTTGCTGCAAATCAACAGATTTATTCGATCGGTAAAAGAACGTAATCCAGTGGGAGAGCCTGGTGTTGGTCCCTCTTGGATGAAGGACGTGCTGCGTAACATTGACGAGCATCCTGAAAGAGAGAACTCACTCGCTCGGCTCGCGGAAAAAGCCAATGTATCTGCTCCACATTTTTCACGTGTTTTTCGTCAGCTAACTACAATGAATGTCACCCAGTACGTAAACGCCAAGCGGATTATTCTCGCCAAGGAGCTGCTAGTTCGCTCGGATCAGAATATCATTGAGATTTCGGAACAATGCGGATATGAGACACCAACACATTTTTATCGTGTATTCAAAGCGTTAACAGGATTAACGCCTAACAAATACAGGAACAATCAAACCAATATGTAG
- a CDS encoding amidohydrolase family protein, translated as MRIDAHQHYWMINRGDYGWITTELPELYRDYMPVDLEPLLNQHELDGSIIVQAAPTIEETNFILSIADQTSSVLGVVGWLDLFAADHREHYARFQRNPKFKGFRIMIQDMPDATRILEPAFVEALQGYAAEGVPVDLLLTSQQMEPVLELLRQVPNLHGVIDHLAKPPIHKNELGPWSHYLKEMSAFPGIYCKLSGMVTEADPEGWKKEDFVPYIRRVLEQFGPQRVMFGSDWPVCLLAAEYDEVMDILLHALPDSWSEHELERLFGTNAKEFYRL; from the coding sequence ATGCGTATTGACGCTCACCAACACTATTGGATGATTAACCGGGGAGACTACGGTTGGATCACTACAGAACTGCCAGAATTATACCGCGATTACATGCCGGTTGATCTTGAACCGCTATTGAACCAGCATGAGCTGGATGGAAGCATCATTGTTCAGGCAGCACCGACGATTGAAGAGACGAATTTCATTCTTTCCATTGCCGATCAAACTTCATCGGTCCTCGGAGTAGTGGGTTGGCTGGACCTGTTTGCTGCAGACCACCGGGAGCATTATGCCCGGTTTCAGCGTAATCCCAAGTTTAAGGGATTCCGGATTATGATACAGGACATGCCTGATGCTACACGGATTCTAGAGCCTGCATTTGTGGAGGCGCTTCAGGGCTATGCCGCTGAGGGAGTGCCAGTAGATCTCCTGCTAACGTCACAGCAAATGGAGCCGGTGTTGGAACTGCTGCGGCAGGTCCCGAATCTCCACGGTGTTATTGACCATCTCGCAAAACCGCCGATTCATAAGAATGAATTAGGTCCGTGGTCGCATTATCTGAAGGAAATGTCAGCTTTTCCAGGCATCTATTGTAAATTATCCGGAATGGTTACGGAGGCGGATCCGGAAGGGTGGAAGAAGGAAGACTTTGTTCCATACATCCGCAGGGTGCTCGAACAATTCGGGCCACAGCGTGTAATGTTCGGCAGTGACTGGCCGGTATGTCTGCTCGCTGCTGAATATGATGAAGTCATGGACATCCTGCTTCATGCACTCCCGGATTCTTGGAGTGAACATGAACTTGAACGTTTATTTGGAACGAATGCGAAGGAGTTCTATAGATTATGA
- a CDS encoding tagaturonate reductase, which translates to MKQFDRTALQGETKQQYERMQAAPVTVLQIGEGNFLRGFFDWMIHECRKQGLFQGSIAVVQPRPSGKDNIGKLAAQDGLYTLVTRGMDKGTAVARNELIPVFSQVFDPYTDWEKLTELAVSPQLTFVVSNTTEAGLVYRAEPLGEGPILSFPGKITYLLYLRYQAYQGSSTHGLIFLPCELLEGNGDVLRETVLHYAEDWNLPQTFQDWVRLHNRFLNSLVDRIVTGYPEEEQAEAWFEEWGVRDNMLCTAEPYHVWAIEAEPEMENILPFRTAGLNVHWTSDLKPFRERKVRLLNGAHTWMASLGLIHGLEHVREMLEHPDFGWRVREAAVKEIIPALPYPKEELLTYSREVFDRFANPYIRHRLSDIAMNSVSKFRVRLLPSLAYYAERRAPLPEQLILGLSGLLRYYRVKLMEDGTYAGTNLSGEQYTVRDDPEALNLVAGIWSATELTGATMKETVDRLLALELLWGQSLAKWDGLTTAVSYWLTQWEGEDAK; encoded by the coding sequence ATGAAACAGTTTGATAGAACAGCTCTGCAAGGTGAAACGAAGCAGCAGTATGAGCGCATGCAGGCTGCGCCCGTAACGGTACTGCAGATTGGAGAAGGTAATTTTCTGCGCGGCTTCTTTGACTGGATGATCCATGAATGCCGCAAGCAGGGGCTGTTTCAAGGAAGTATAGCTGTGGTACAGCCGCGTCCCTCCGGCAAAGACAATATTGGAAAGCTAGCTGCCCAGGACGGACTCTATACATTGGTAACACGCGGAATGGATAAAGGGACAGCTGTTGCCAGAAATGAGCTTATCCCTGTATTTTCTCAGGTGTTTGATCCTTATACCGATTGGGAGAAGCTTACTGAACTTGCGGTTAGCCCGCAGCTGACTTTTGTGGTTTCTAATACAACGGAAGCAGGACTTGTCTATAGAGCAGAACCGCTGGGCGAAGGACCTATTCTTTCTTTTCCGGGGAAAATCACGTACTTGCTATATTTGCGTTATCAGGCGTATCAGGGTTCATCGACGCATGGACTTATCTTCCTGCCTTGCGAACTGCTGGAGGGCAATGGTGATGTGCTTCGGGAGACGGTCCTTCACTATGCGGAAGACTGGAATCTACCACAAACTTTCCAGGACTGGGTGAGGCTGCACAATCGCTTTTTGAACTCGCTGGTAGACCGAATTGTGACCGGTTATCCGGAGGAAGAACAGGCGGAAGCCTGGTTCGAAGAGTGGGGAGTACGGGATAATATGCTCTGTACTGCGGAGCCTTATCATGTGTGGGCAATTGAAGCAGAACCCGAAATGGAGAACATTCTCCCCTTCCGTACGGCAGGATTGAATGTACATTGGACGAGCGATTTGAAGCCGTTCCGGGAACGCAAAGTCAGGCTGCTTAACGGTGCCCATACCTGGATGGCATCACTTGGGCTGATTCACGGGCTTGAACATGTACGGGAAATGCTAGAGCATCCTGACTTTGGCTGGCGGGTCCGTGAAGCGGCAGTCAAAGAAATTATACCCGCACTTCCCTATCCGAAGGAAGAGCTGCTCACGTATTCCAGGGAGGTATTTGACAGGTTCGCGAATCCTTATATTCGTCACCGGCTCAGCGATATTGCCATGAACAGCGTCAGCAAGTTCCGCGTCAGACTGTTGCCTTCGCTGGCATATTATGCTGAACGCAGAGCACCTCTGCCGGAGCAACTGATATTGGGTTTATCCGGACTGCTGCGTTATTATCGGGTGAAGCTTATGGAGGACGGGACCTATGCCGGTACAAACCTTAGCGGGGAACAATATACGGTTAGGGATGATCCCGAGGCTCTGAATTTGGTTGCCGGGATCTGGTCGGCAACAGAGCTAACTGGAGCAACGATGAAGGAGACCGTAGACAGACTGCTAGCACTAGAGCTGCTCTGGGGCCAGTCTTTGGCAAAATGGGACGGTCTGACGACTGCAGTGTCCTACTGGTTAACCCAATGGGAAGGAGAAGATGCAAAATGA
- a CDS encoding UxaA family hydrolase, with translation MRDWVRLSEGDHVVSALRDFNASEVLILENGSSLTLIEDVPKSHKILVKPVAEGGDVLKFGYSIGKAKADLLPGSWVHIHNLRTGLGGILDYRYEPQLTEAGPEPAGSKTFQGYLRPGGEVGIRNEIWIINTVGCINKTCEILAKRGSERTAGKADGVYHFAHPFGCSQLGDDLTQTAKLLSSLVHHPNAAGVLVVGLGCENNQIDSFREAIGDIDGKRIRFMRSQDEEDELEKGLLLIEELADYAATFKREPVSVSRLRIGLKCGGSDGLSGITANPLVGTIADRITSLGGTAILTEVPEMFGAETILMNRAENEQIFGQIVSLVNNFKEYFLRHNQEIYENPSPGNKAGGISTLEEKSLGCTQKGGHATVNDVILYGNRVRKSGLNLLEAPGNDLVSVTALSAAGAHMVLFTTGRGTPFGGPVPTVKISSNSELAERKRNWIDYNAGQLLEGKTMTQLTDELWEQLIALASGQTRTLNENNGFKEIAIFKDGVIL, from the coding sequence ATGAGAGACTGGGTGAGATTGTCTGAAGGCGATCATGTAGTGAGTGCTCTGCGGGATTTTAATGCGAGTGAAGTACTCATTCTGGAGAATGGAAGCTCCCTTACTCTAATCGAGGATGTTCCCAAAAGTCATAAAATATTGGTGAAGCCTGTCGCCGAAGGCGGGGATGTGCTGAAATTCGGCTACTCTATCGGTAAAGCCAAAGCAGACTTGCTGCCGGGAAGTTGGGTGCATATTCATAATCTGAGAACCGGTCTTGGCGGAATTCTGGATTATCGCTATGAGCCACAACTTACGGAAGCAGGGCCGGAACCTGCCGGCAGCAAAACTTTTCAGGGATATCTCAGGCCTGGTGGTGAAGTCGGCATACGCAACGAGATCTGGATCATCAATACGGTGGGCTGCATCAACAAAACCTGTGAAATTCTGGCGAAAAGAGGGAGCGAGCGCACTGCTGGAAAGGCAGATGGCGTCTATCATTTCGCTCATCCTTTTGGCTGCTCGCAGCTCGGAGATGATCTGACGCAAACCGCCAAACTGCTGTCCTCACTCGTTCATCATCCCAACGCAGCCGGAGTGCTGGTCGTCGGCCTCGGTTGTGAGAATAATCAGATCGACAGCTTCCGTGAAGCGATTGGAGACATTGACGGGAAACGGATACGATTCATGCGTTCACAGGATGAAGAGGATGAGCTGGAGAAGGGTCTGTTGCTGATAGAAGAGCTGGCAGACTATGCCGCAACGTTTAAACGTGAGCCGGTCTCTGTCTCCAGGCTGAGAATTGGATTGAAATGCGGCGGTTCAGACGGTCTGTCGGGCATTACAGCCAATCCGCTTGTCGGAACCATCGCGGACCGGATCACATCACTAGGCGGAACAGCAATATTGACCGAGGTTCCGGAAATGTTCGGTGCGGAGACGATTCTGATGAACCGTGCAGAAAATGAACAAATATTCGGGCAGATCGTTTCGCTGGTCAATAATTTCAAGGAGTATTTCCTCCGTCATAACCAGGAAATCTACGAGAACCCATCTCCGGGGAACAAGGCTGGAGGTATTAGTACCCTTGAGGAGAAATCGCTGGGCTGTACGCAAAAGGGTGGGCATGCCACCGTCAATGACGTAATACTCTATGGCAACCGTGTCCGAAAGTCTGGACTTAATTTGCTTGAGGCACCGGGTAACGACCTCGTATCCGTCACTGCCTTATCGGCGGCAGGTGCCCATATGGTTCTGTTTACAACCGGCCGCGGTACTCCATTTGGCGGGCCTGTGCCCACGGTTAAAATCTCTTCAAATTCCGAGCTTGCAGAGCGCAAACGCAACTGGATAGATTATAACGCCGGCCAATTGCTTGAAGGCAAAACGATGACACAGCTGACTGATGAGTTATGGGAGCAGTTAATCGCACTCGCCTCAGGTCAGACAAGAACGCTGAATGAAAACAATGGGTTTAAAGAAATAGCCATATTTAAGGATGGAGTGATTTTGTAA
- a CDS encoding aldo/keto reductase has protein sequence MKYRKLGSTGLNVSVLSFGASSLGSVFRQTDDSESIRTVHAAVDSGINYIDVSPYYGLTKAESVLGKAIQQLPRDKFLLSSKAGRYGESTFDFTAKRIFSSVEESLNRLHTDYLDILFLHDIEFVPAQIILEEAVPALHNLKEQGKIRFCGISGLPLQLFETLLPQIEVDAILSYCHYSLNDTSLLGLLPLLKQRGVGLVNASPLSMGLLSTRETADWHPANSELKMACRKAAEYCASQGADIAKLAVQYSTEHEEIPTTLVSTANPDNIIKNAAWTVEPMDKALLKEVLEILEPVHNSTWESGRPEYNGHPAQGEGSGIQ, from the coding sequence ATGAAATATCGTAAATTGGGAAGCACCGGACTGAATGTATCTGTTTTGAGTTTTGGCGCATCGTCGCTGGGCTCCGTTTTTCGCCAGACAGATGACAGTGAGAGTATTCGGACGGTGCATGCTGCTGTGGACTCAGGAATTAACTATATTGACGTATCTCCTTATTATGGTCTGACCAAGGCAGAGAGTGTACTTGGCAAAGCAATTCAGCAATTGCCACGTGACAAATTTCTGTTGTCTTCCAAGGCTGGACGATATGGGGAATCAACTTTTGACTTTACAGCAAAACGTATCTTCAGCAGTGTGGAAGAAAGCTTGAACCGGCTTCATACCGATTACCTCGATATTTTATTCTTGCATGATATCGAATTTGTACCCGCCCAAATTATTCTTGAGGAGGCAGTGCCCGCGCTGCACAATCTGAAGGAGCAGGGCAAGATCCGGTTCTGTGGAATTAGCGGACTGCCGTTACAACTATTCGAAACACTTCTGCCTCAGATCGAGGTTGATGCCATTCTCTCCTATTGTCATTATTCCTTAAATGATACTTCTTTGCTCGGTCTTTTACCGCTATTGAAGCAAAGAGGAGTGGGTTTGGTTAATGCATCGCCGCTGTCAATGGGACTGCTGAGTACCCGTGAGACAGCCGATTGGCATCCTGCAAATAGTGAACTGAAAATGGCCTGCCGGAAAGCCGCGGAATATTGCGCCTCTCAAGGTGCTGACATTGCGAAGCTAGCCGTTCAATATTCAACTGAACATGAAGAAATTCCAACTACACTAGTCAGTACAGCTAATCCAGATAACATTATCAAGAATGCCGCCTGGACCGTTGAGCCGATGGATAAAGCATTGCTCAAGGAAGTACTGGAAATTCTGGAACCGGTCCATAATTCCACTTGGGAGAGTGGCCGGCCGGAATACAATGGGCATCCTGCCCAAGGTGAAGGGAGCGGTATTCAATAA
- a CDS encoding zinc-binding alcohol dehydrogenase family protein, whose protein sequence is MKGIVCEEVGKFEWREDLPEPVLEEGKALVRIRRIGICGTDLHAYQGNQPYFSYPRILGHELAGVVEAIGENEDGLHQGDQVSVIPYMHCGECSACVSGKTNCCKNMRVFGVHIDGGMRELVSVPINHLIKTEGLTLDQSAMLEPLAIGAHAIRRSGLKAGDTVLVIGAGPIGLGVMALARYAGAKVIAMDVNNERLSFCRTWAKVEHTVNALQQPKDKLAAITGGESAGVVIDATGNVASMAGAFDLVAHGGSLVYVGLVKSDITFNDPNFHSHEMTVMGSRNATMEDFDFVLKAISAGYIDIDRYITHRSSFEGMTSQFESWLKPESKVIKALVEIND, encoded by the coding sequence ATGAAAGGTATTGTCTGCGAAGAGGTTGGCAAGTTTGAATGGCGTGAGGATTTACCGGAACCCGTTTTGGAGGAGGGAAAGGCACTTGTACGTATCCGCCGGATTGGGATTTGTGGAACAGACTTACATGCTTATCAAGGGAATCAGCCTTATTTCAGCTATCCGCGCATACTAGGCCATGAACTGGCTGGAGTGGTTGAGGCTATTGGAGAGAATGAAGATGGACTTCACCAGGGAGATCAGGTGAGCGTCATCCCCTACATGCACTGTGGTGAATGTTCAGCTTGTGTTAGCGGAAAAACGAACTGCTGTAAGAATATGAGAGTATTTGGGGTTCATATCGATGGAGGCATGCGTGAGCTTGTTTCAGTTCCAATTAACCATTTGATCAAAACAGAAGGTCTTACCCTGGATCAATCCGCAATGCTGGAGCCGTTGGCAATTGGTGCACATGCCATCCGTCGTTCTGGACTAAAAGCAGGTGATACGGTGCTGGTGATCGGTGCAGGTCCAATCGGACTAGGCGTTATGGCGCTTGCCCGTTATGCAGGAGCCAAGGTCATTGCAATGGATGTTAACAATGAACGACTTTCCTTCTGCCGCACTTGGGCTAAGGTGGAACATACGGTAAATGCGCTTCAGCAGCCTAAAGATAAGCTGGCAGCAATTACAGGCGGTGAATCTGCAGGTGTTGTCATTGATGCTACCGGAAATGTGGCATCTATGGCGGGTGCATTCGACTTGGTCGCGCATGGTGGATCACTGGTCTATGTCGGCTTGGTGAAAAGTGACATCACTTTTAACGACCCAAATTTCCACAGCCATGAGATGACCGTAATGGGCAGCCGAAACGCTACTATGGAGGATTTTGACTTCGTACTTAAGGCAATTTCAGCAGGTTATATCGATATCGATCGCTACATTACCCACCGATCCTCTTTTGAGGGGATGACCAGCCAGTTTGAAAGCTGGTTGAAGCCAGAGTCGAAAGTGATAAAAGCATTGGTGGAAATAAACGATTAA
- a CDS encoding GNAT family N-acetyltransferase, with translation MTMVIGCRQAAYSTKTEGVEKMLTYRQLAREDLDIICSFPVNEEELFCVSPKFRYPLTPEQILQVLEGRFNPTVITLEDSSQPLAYANLYDKDEEQHTCWLGNVIVSPEHRGSGVSSFLLESMIGQARKEHNIHTLKLFCHNTNTNALLFYCRHGFIPCGYKIFPGLNQDKIVGIEMFKRLG, from the coding sequence ATGACAATGGTGATAGGCTGCCGGCAGGCAGCCTATTCAACTAAAACGGAAGGAGTAGAGAAGATGCTTACATACCGCCAATTGGCCCGGGAAGATTTGGACATAATTTGTTCGTTTCCCGTAAATGAGGAAGAGCTGTTCTGCGTCAGCCCTAAATTCCGCTATCCGCTGACACCGGAGCAAATTTTGCAGGTGCTGGAGGGACGATTTAATCCGACGGTTATCACCCTTGAAGACAGCAGTCAACCGCTTGCCTATGCGAATCTGTATGACAAAGACGAGGAGCAGCATACCTGCTGGCTGGGAAATGTAATCGTGAGCCCGGAGCACCGGGGATCAGGTGTTTCGTCCTTTTTGCTGGAATCGATGATTGGCCAAGCCCGGAAGGAGCATAACATCCACACTTTAAAACTATTTTGCCATAATACGAATACTAATGCGCTGCTGTTCTACTGCCGGCATGGCTTCATCCCTTGCGGGTATAAAATCTTCCCGGGGCTGAATCAGGATAAGATTGTTGGAATTGAAATGTTCAAAAGGCTGGGCTAA
- a CDS encoding metallophosphoesterase family protein produces MQSIAIITDIHGNAAALEAVLKDISGRGLRQIVCLGDVVAIGPDTDRVFELLLAQEEIMFISGNHDIALQRAFRGEKPPPGNHAERVHHEWLAQRISPHYIGLMSQWPMSETACIEGVRMLFTHYHLNSDGWYMPVDWSPTAGKLNQLYADTEYRLVAFGHHHVVHHFHAGETTFFNPGALGCAHSGQSIAKYGIVTVQNGRVTAETVEIAYDNSGFLRSYEQLGVPDKDTILRIFHGRASH; encoded by the coding sequence GTGCAGAGCATAGCTATCATCACGGATATTCACGGGAACGCTGCGGCGCTTGAAGCGGTGCTGAAGGATATTTCGGGCAGGGGGCTCCGGCAAATTGTTTGTTTGGGAGATGTGGTGGCGATCGGTCCTGATACGGACCGTGTATTTGAACTGCTGCTGGCGCAGGAGGAGATCATGTTTATCAGCGGCAATCATGACATTGCCCTGCAGCGGGCGTTCCGCGGTGAGAAGCCGCCGCCCGGGAATCACGCGGAACGGGTGCATCACGAATGGCTGGCCCAAAGAATCAGTCCGCATTATATCGGGCTTATGAGTCAATGGCCTATGTCGGAAACTGCATGCATTGAGGGTGTGCGGATGTTATTCACCCATTATCATCTCAATTCAGACGGGTGGTACATGCCTGTAGACTGGAGTCCGACGGCCGGGAAGCTGAATCAGCTGTATGCGGATACGGAGTACCGGCTTGTCGCCTTTGGCCATCACCATGTTGTACATCATTTTCATGCCGGAGAGACCACCTTCTTCAATCCGGGGGCGCTTGGCTGCGCTCATTCGGGACAGTCTATTGCCAAGTATGGCATCGTGACCGTCCAGAACGGGAGGGTAACCGCCGAAACGGTAGAGATTGCTTATGACAATAGCGGTTTTCTCCGCTCGTATGAGCAGCTCGGCGTGCCGGATAAAGATACGATTCTGAGAATATTCCATGGGAGGGCTTCACATTAA